A segment of the Coriobacteriia bacterium genome:
TCCCTGACGCCGTCATCGCCGAGAACACCGATCTTGCCTCGGCGATCCGCGAGCGCCTTCTCGGCGTACTTGCGACGTGGCACAACCCGGCTCCATCCGCCGAGTCCGCCTGACCTACTGGCGCTTCTAGCTGCAGATACTCCGAAGGCTCGGAACTCCCGAGCCTTCGCTCCGCCAGCGACCATAAGGTCGCGCCCGTTCACTATAACGCTGCCTGACACGAAACAAAGGCTCCACCCGGCGAACGGCCGAGCAGAGCCTCTGCTTTCGTGTCTCTCTTCAGAACGCTACTTCACCTTGACCGACTTTCCGGCATAGGAATCGTTCGCGGCAAACGTCGAGTTGCCGCCGAAGAGCGCGTAAAGCGTCCACGTGCCCTTCGCAAGCTTCACGGACACCTTGTACTTGTTGGACTTGATCTTGCCGCCGAAGGTCTTGCTGGTGCCGCCCTTTACCGCGAGGATCTTGATTTGGGATCCGCTCGAAAGCGACTTGCTGAATCCGCCCGTCGCCGAGAAGGCCACATTCTTCTTCTCCGAGTACTTGGCCGCTGGTACGGTTGGCGTGATCTCGCGGCTCGCGCCGGCGGGAGACAGGTCGATGTAGATCGGGTTGACTCCGCCGATGATCGCAGCGAACGAGCTTGACGCATCACCCGCGTAGAACCGGCCCGTCGGGTCAATCGCCGACTCTTTGTAGGTGACAGCGCTCCACGGCAGACCGCTGAATGCGGCGGCGCCATCCGAGCCCGTGGTCGCCGACCACTGCTGCAAGTGACCGCTGCCGTCCTTCTGTTGGACGATAACGAACTGGCCCGGAAGCATGGTCATCGGATGGCCGAATCGACGAACCACCGTCTTGATCGTGGCCGCCTGGTGCAAAGCTGGACTAATGCCAGTGACGTACGCCCCGGAGACGGTCAGGTTCAATGCGGAAGCGTAGTTGGGCTGTGCAGACGCCAACAAGCCCCACCACTGCTCGCCAAAGCGTCCTGCAGGATCACGGAACTGCACTCGGTAGGTCCCGTTCGCCAGCCAGAGCGAGTACTGCCCAGCCGAGTTCGTGACATCACTCCACTGGTACGAGCCATCGGACGTGTCGTACGCACTCACAACGATTCCACTGACGGGGGCGCCATTACCCGAATTGGTCACTGTGCCCTGAATGCCCTGCAGGAACCAGTAGATCGGAAAGTGCGGAATGATGATTGGGAAGAGCGCCTGCGCCGGGGCCACCCACGCAAACATTAGCGCGGTGGCGAC
Coding sequences within it:
- a CDS encoding carboxypeptidase-like regulatory domain-containing protein, which encodes MLRRRTIRGAAALLVATALMFAWVAPAQALFPIIIPHFPIYWFLQGIQGTVTNSGNGAPVSGIVVSAYDTSDGSYQWSDVTNSAGQYSLWLANGTYRVQFRDPAGRFGEQWWGLLASAQPNYASALNLTVSGAYVTGISPALHQAATIKTVVRRFGHPMTMLPGQFVIVQQKDGSGHLQQWSATTGSDGAAAFSGLPWSAVTYKESAIDPTGRFYAGDASSSFAAIIGGVNPIYIDLSPAGASREITPTVPAAKYSEKKNVAFSATGGFSKSLSSGSQIKILAVKGGTSKTFGGKIKSNKYKVSVKLAKGTWTLYALFGGNSTFAANDSYAGKSVKVK